GGCGCCGCCGACGTGGTCAAAGCCGAAGCCCAGCTGTCCGCCGACCTCGATCAGCTCGACGCGGCAGCCGGGGCACCGGATGGAATGCGTGACCGATGACCCGACGGAGCAGCGTCACCGTGTGTGACATCACAGCGGGTGACGAGCTGCGCGAGATTCCTACCCAACCATCTCGCGTCGGGAGGGGGGCGCGGTCGCGACCGGGGTTCGGCAGCCTTCAAGCAACCGTCCCGCCTCGGAAGGATCACGTGCATTGCTTGTGGCATCCGGCTCGCGCGCGATTGTTACCCAACAATCTACCGGAGTTCCGCAGTTGTGGTGGCGCGCTAGGCACGGAATTGGTGGGTTGACCTGCGGGAACGCCGAGAACACCCGGACACGGGTGTGTGCCTAGGCGCGGTGCCGGGCGGCTCAGCTGATGATCGTGGGCGCGACGTCGAGGAAGCGCGGTGGGGCGTCGACGTCCAGGGCGCGCAGGATCGCCTGCTGCCGGCTGGTGATGTCGGTGCGCTGGGCGACGGTGCCGGCGGTGCCGGTGAACTGGCCGACATGCAGGCGGTCGAGCTCGTGACGCAGGTTGCGCCAGGTGTCGGCGGTCTTGGTCTCGGCGACGCGGATCAACAACAGCGCCAGCCAGCACAGGACGACGTGCGCGCGGATGCGGTCTTCGAGCCGGTGGAACACCGGCCGCAACGCGAGGGTGGACTTCATGTCCCGCCAGCCGCGCTCGACCTCCAGCAGCTGCTTGTAGCCCAACGCGACGTCCTCGGCCGACAGCGTCGGATCCGACGTGCGCAGCAGGAACCTGCCGTCCAGCTTGGCCTCGGCCGCCACCGCGCTGCGGTCGATGCGTAGCTTGCCGCCCGGCGTGGTGCGCAGGAACCGGCGCAGCCCCGCGGGCAGTCTGGCCGCGACCGCGACGCGCTGTTGCGGGTCGAGGCGGTCGGTGTCGGCGATCTGTTCGGTCAGGCGGGCCAGCAGCTGGTCGCGGACGGTGGCGTCCCGCGTAGCCTGATCGGGGTTGTGACAGACGACGAACCGGTCGCGCATCACCCCGTCGTCGACGACGACTTCCTTGACGCGCAGGTTGCCGGCGACGGTGCGGTAGCGGCCCTGACGCGCCAACGCCGCCGCGGCTTCGTCGCTGTCGCCGCGCAGCTTCTCGCCGCAGATGTAGTGCCCGCCGGCACGCTGCAGGTAGCGGCGATTCTGCTCGGAGGCGAACCCGCGGTCGGTGACCCACACCACCCGCGACAGCTTCCACGCGCGCAGGTCGTCTTTGACCTCGCGGATCAACGGCGAATCGCCGGTGTCGCCCGGCCACGTCCACACCCGGATCGGGATCCC
The nucleotide sequence above comes from Euzebyales bacterium. Encoded proteins:
- a CDS encoding IS1634 family transposase, encoding MYLRTTTSRPRKDGSRVRYVALAHNEWDVDTRRSRAKVLYNFGREDRLDRDALTRLVASINRYLGIDEPPAAGADTTAADAPAAVEALGFIAARRLGGVWALDGLWGQLGIAATLSKLAAGRRFATDVERVIFALVANRALEPTSKLAATQWVTERAWIPGLEQVSDDACYRAMDWLLAIADELAEQTYWATADLLNLEVDLLFFDTTSTYFETDIADGDDDQVSVGFRSYGKSKDHRGDLPQIIVGMAVTRSGIPIRVWTWPGDTGDSPLIREVKDDLRAWKLSRVVWVTDRGFASEQNRRYLQRAGGHYICGEKLRGDSDEAAAALARQGRYRTVAGNLRVKEVVVDDGVMRDRFVVCHNPDQATRDATVRDQLLARLTEQIADTDRLDPQQRVAVAARLPAGLRRFLRTTPGGKLRIDRSAVAAEAKLDGRFLLRTSDPTLSAEDVALGYKQLLEVERGWRDMKSTLALRPVFHRLEDRIRAHVVLCWLALLLIRVAETKTADTWRNLRHELDRLHVGQFTGTAGTVAQRTDITSRQQAILRALDVDAPPRFLDVAPTIIS